From Candidatus Hydrogenedentota bacterium, the proteins below share one genomic window:
- the greA gene encoding transcription elongation factor GreA, producing MANDTLYMTPDGLEKMKAELEALYVRRKAVVQTIEYARGLGDLKENAEYHAAKEEQALVHAKINDLESKISRAAIMDSLERDTSKAFLGATVQIFNMTTQSESTLHLVDSAEADILQGKMSVQSPVGKALLGKSVGDEVVIQVPAGQMIMKLVAISYD from the coding sequence ATGGCTAACGATACACTCTACATGACCCCTGACGGGCTTGAAAAAATGAAGGCTGAACTGGAAGCCTTATATGTACGCCGCAAGGCTGTAGTTCAGACAATTGAATACGCCCGCGGATTGGGCGATTTAAAAGAGAATGCCGAGTATCACGCAGCTAAAGAAGAACAAGCGCTGGTACATGCGAAAATCAATGACCTTGAATCCAAAATATCACGTGCCGCCATTATGGATTCTTTGGAGCGTGACACGAGTAAAGCCTTTTTAGGCGCTACCGTGCAAATTTTTAATATGACTACCCAAAGCGAAAGCACCTTGCACTTGGTCGACTCTGCAGAAGCCGATATTTTACAAGGGAAAATGTCTGTCCAATCTCCCGTGGGCAAGGCGTTATTAGGTAAATCGGTGGGCGATGAGGTTGTCATCCAGGTACCTGCGGGACAGATGATAATGAAACTAGTCGCCATCAGCTATGACTGA
- the lpxB gene encoding lipid-A-disaccharide synthase, with amino-acid sequence MAYSGGNPKQSMKHIFLIAGEPSGDMHGAHLIRALRAADPELRCSGLGGVQMQQAGMELHYDLAADPVMGFVEVLRKALPLRRLFLDTLERVRRERPRCIVLIDYPGFNLRFAKAVHALGIPVIYYIGPQVWAWKRKRLDTLARVDSSMLVICPFEEDLYRNKGVDCVYVGHPLLDEIARTVHSDTKNNGAPIIGLLPGSRAQEIRRIAPVMAQTGISLLKKYPELQFVTPCLDEARAAELRLLMAGLPVEIVIKGMHQVLAQSRCCLVASGTATLETALFGVPMCIVYKVNPLSYWLARLFVRVPFIGLVNIVLEREAVPELIQHEAVPEKILPIMEDLVEDSEKRRRMEEDLEEVKRRLQPPGASTRAAAEILALINRN; translated from the coding sequence ATGGCGTATTCTGGAGGCAATCCGAAACAGTCCATGAAACACATCTTTCTGATAGCGGGCGAACCCTCCGGTGATATGCACGGAGCCCATCTGATACGGGCACTCCGCGCTGCCGATCCCGAACTGCGTTGCTCAGGCCTGGGCGGCGTCCAAATGCAACAGGCTGGCATGGAACTGCATTATGACCTTGCAGCAGATCCTGTTATGGGCTTTGTGGAGGTATTACGCAAGGCATTGCCTCTGCGCCGCCTTTTCCTCGACACGCTGGAAAGGGTACGTCGTGAACGGCCCCGGTGTATTGTGCTTATAGATTATCCCGGCTTTAATTTGCGCTTTGCCAAAGCAGTCCATGCCCTGGGCATCCCCGTTATTTACTATATAGGGCCGCAAGTGTGGGCATGGAAACGTAAACGTTTGGATACCCTCGCACGTGTTGACAGCAGTATGCTTGTCATTTGCCCTTTTGAAGAAGACCTTTACCGCAATAAGGGCGTGGATTGTGTGTATGTTGGGCATCCCCTTTTGGATGAAATAGCGCGAACCGTCCATTCCGACACAAAAAATAATGGAGCGCCTATAATTGGGTTGTTGCCGGGAAGCCGCGCCCAAGAAATCCGGCGCATTGCTCCGGTCATGGCGCAAACAGGCATTTCATTACTCAAAAAATATCCCGAGCTGCAATTTGTTACCCCCTGTCTTGATGAAGCACGGGCGGCAGAACTTCGGCTGCTTATGGCCGGGCTGCCCGTCGAAATCGTGATCAAGGGCATGCACCAAGTACTCGCACAATCCCGGTGCTGCTTGGTCGCCTCCGGCACAGCCACACTGGAAACCGCCCTTTTTGGCGTACCCATGTGCATCGTCTATAAAGTCAATCCCCTGAGCTACTGGCTTGCACGTCTCTTTGTACGGGTTCCTTTTATTGGACTTGTCAATATCGTACTGGAACGGGAAGCAGTACCGGAACTGATTCAACATGAGGCGGTGCCGGAAAAGATTCTTCCGATCATGGAAGATTTGGTGGAAGACAGTGAAAAACGCCGCAGAATGGAAGAAGATTTGGAAGAAGTAAAACGACGTTTGCAGCCGCCGGGAGCATCTACGCGGGCAGCGGCTGAAATCCTTGCCTTGATCAATCGGAACTGA
- a CDS encoding Gfo/Idh/MocA family oxidoreductase encodes MKRLRIGVIGTGHLGYHHARLYKTIPNLELVGIADTGAAARQRVAQDFAVPAYADYEELLNQDLDAVSVATPTHTHKDVALAAISKGVHVLVEKPIASTPDEARAMTTAAKEKHVILQVGHVERFNGAVLALFKSDIKPSFIECHRLSPFSGRSSDVSVVLDLMIHDLDIILQLTQSEPVQVDASGVPIFSEQEDIANARLRFASGCVANLTSSRVSMEAMRKIRIFDPNAYISTDYSAQQVLVYRKKPGPLPKEGNFMQHISVTPIPVHKEEPLRLELTAFIDAVRFDAAPNVSGDDGLHALELSWRILEAIRNSP; translated from the coding sequence ATGAAACGACTACGTATCGGTGTAATAGGTACCGGACACCTGGGTTACCACCACGCCCGTTTGTATAAGACAATCCCCAATCTTGAACTGGTCGGAATTGCTGATACCGGCGCTGCAGCGCGACAACGGGTGGCACAAGACTTTGCTGTGCCCGCCTATGCCGATTATGAGGAATTGCTGAACCAAGACTTGGACGCCGTATCGGTGGCAACCCCCACCCATACCCATAAAGACGTCGCTCTGGCAGCGATTTCTAAGGGCGTCCATGTATTGGTGGAAAAGCCCATTGCCTCCACGCCCGACGAGGCACGCGCCATGACCACTGCTGCTAAAGAGAAGCATGTAATCCTACAAGTGGGCCACGTCGAGCGTTTTAACGGCGCTGTACTCGCCCTTTTCAAGTCGGATATTAAACCCAGTTTTATCGAATGTCATCGGCTCAGCCCCTTTTCAGGGCGCAGCAGCGATGTGAGCGTCGTTCTCGACCTCATGATCCATGATTTGGATATTATTCTGCAATTGACTCAAAGTGAGCCCGTTCAGGTCGATGCCTCAGGCGTGCCTATTTTCTCAGAACAAGAAGATATTGCCAATGCGCGGCTTCGTTTTGCATCCGGCTGCGTTGCCAACCTGACGAGCAGCCGTGTATCCATGGAAGCCATGCGCAAGATCAGGATCTTCGATCCCAACGCGTACATCTCCACCGATTACAGTGCCCAACAAGTCTTGGTCTACCGTAAAAAACCCGGGCCTCTGCCCAAAGAAGGCAATTTCATGCAGCACATCAGCGTGACCCCCATACCTGTCCACAAGGAAGAGCCTTTACGCTTAGAGTTGACCGCCTTTATTGACGCGGTCCGATTCGACGCCGCGCCAAACGTATCCGGTGACGACGGATTGCATGCACTGGAACTTTCATGGCGTATTCTGGAGGCAATCCGAAACAGTCCATGA
- the rny gene encoding ribonuclease Y produces MFFAIAAVVGLVLGFFFSFVFNRIRAGGYLNSARREAAQLRSDAERDAAAHVKEGKTALKELEINLRAKLEGEGRELRKEIASIEKRLASKEQSLDSRAQTLDKTAAGLNTQERQLVAREQENEKERNRLNTVIHDQIAKLEAIGGMTADAARRELYVRLENEVKRDCALELKRVEDELRENSEKKARWIIGEALQRCAADHVVESTVSVVPLPNDEMKGRIIGREGRNIRALESATGINVIIDDTPEAVVLSGFDPIRRETARITLERLIEDGRIHPARIEEMVEKVGQEMTASIKERGEQACLEADVHGLHPELVKLLGRLSFRTSYGQNVLRHSLEVCHLAGVMAAELGVNVQETKRAGLIHDIGKALTHEVEGSHAVLGHDISRRYGENENVANGIGAHHGEMPMNSIIAVLVQAADAMSAARPGARSEMLQNYIKRLEQLEDLVNGFPGVEKSYAIQAGREVRVVVQPDKVNDAEAAQLSRDLARKVETEMTYPGQIRVTVVRETRAVEVAK; encoded by the coding sequence ATGTTTTTTGCAATTGCGGCCGTAGTTGGCCTAGTTTTGGGGTTTTTCTTTTCTTTTGTATTCAATCGAATTCGTGCCGGGGGCTATCTGAATAGTGCCCGCCGCGAGGCTGCGCAACTCCGTTCGGATGCTGAACGGGACGCCGCCGCTCACGTTAAAGAAGGAAAAACCGCACTCAAAGAGTTGGAAATCAATCTGCGTGCAAAGCTGGAGGGGGAAGGACGCGAACTGCGCAAAGAAATTGCCAGCATTGAAAAACGGCTTGCATCGAAAGAACAAAGTCTGGATTCACGGGCACAAACCCTTGATAAAACGGCTGCGGGTCTGAACACGCAAGAACGGCAATTAGTGGCGCGGGAACAGGAAAATGAAAAAGAACGTAACCGTTTAAATACGGTAATCCATGATCAAATTGCCAAGCTGGAAGCTATTGGCGGGATGACTGCCGATGCTGCGCGCCGTGAGTTATATGTGCGCCTCGAGAACGAAGTGAAGCGGGATTGTGCGTTGGAATTGAAGCGTGTTGAAGATGAGCTGCGCGAAAATTCCGAAAAGAAAGCACGCTGGATTATTGGCGAGGCGTTGCAGCGCTGTGCGGCGGATCATGTGGTTGAAAGTACCGTGTCTGTGGTGCCCTTGCCCAATGACGAAATGAAAGGGCGTATTATCGGGCGTGAAGGCCGAAATATTCGTGCCTTGGAAAGCGCCACGGGTATTAACGTCATTATCGATGATACGCCGGAAGCGGTGGTATTGTCCGGTTTTGATCCAATCCGTCGAGAGACAGCCCGTATCACCTTGGAGCGTCTCATCGAAGATGGTCGTATTCATCCGGCGCGCATTGAGGAGATGGTCGAAAAAGTAGGACAGGAAATGACCGCTTCTATAAAAGAACGCGGCGAGCAGGCGTGTCTGGAAGCCGACGTTCACGGCCTTCATCCCGAGTTGGTGAAATTACTGGGCCGCTTAAGTTTCCGTACGTCCTATGGTCAAAATGTGTTGCGCCACTCTCTGGAGGTTTGCCATTTGGCAGGGGTAATGGCTGCGGAACTGGGCGTTAATGTTCAGGAAACGAAGCGTGCCGGTCTGATCCATGATATTGGAAAAGCCCTCACCCATGAAGTTGAAGGTTCTCACGCCGTATTGGGTCATGACATCAGCCGCCGCTATGGCGAGAACGAGAATGTCGCCAATGGTATTGGCGCTCATCACGGTGAGATGCCGATGAACAGCATCATCGCCGTATTGGTGCAAGCTGCCGATGCTATGAGCGCTGCACGGCCGGGCGCCCGCAGTGAGATGCTCCAGAATTACATCAAGCGCTTGGAACAATTGGAAGACTTGGTAAACGGTTTTCCCGGCGTCGAGAAATCCTATGCCATTCAAGCGGGCCGTGAAGTACGTGTCGTAGTGCAGCCCGATAAAGTGAATGATGCTGAGGCAGCGCAATTGTCCCGTGATCTTGCGCGCAAAGTAGAGACTGAAATGACCTATCCCGGTCAGATTCGGGTTACTGTTGTTCGCGAAACCCGCGCCGTTGAAGTAGCCAAATAA
- a CDS encoding sulfatase has product MVSGKSLGAGAASERPPNTVLVFADDLGYGDLSCYGAPQISTPNLDRMAEEGLRFTDFYSCASICSPARAGLLTGRYPIRLGINRVFFPQSADGLDSTEITVASLLKKQGYATACIGKWHLGHLPQYLPTRHGFDYYFGLPYSNDMSVEERGDPPLPLMRNEEIVEQPARQDTLTRRYTEEAIQFIDHHQDEPFFVYLPHSMPHVPLHRSESFVGKSKGGLYGDVIEELDWSVGEILKALQDRGLDENTLVIFTSDNGPWLSQESAGGSAAPLREGKGSAFEGGFRVPCIMRWRGHIEAGRVERSFSSTLDFLPTFVALAGGAVPDDRPLDGENIGPILLEGKDRDQEEFHYFVLEEYHALRLGQWKLKRPFNGKIYGKPVAHPTLLFDLNADPEEQHNLAGSEKERVRAMEAHMDKFWASLQPLVKAKR; this is encoded by the coding sequence ATGGTGTCGGGCAAGAGCCTAGGGGCGGGCGCAGCGTCGGAACGGCCTCCCAATACTGTGCTTGTTTTTGCCGATGACTTAGGTTATGGTGATCTGAGCTGTTACGGCGCGCCGCAAATTTCCACGCCCAACCTGGACCGTATGGCGGAAGAAGGGCTGCGCTTCACGGATTTCTATTCTTGTGCATCCATTTGTTCGCCGGCCCGGGCGGGATTGCTTACAGGACGTTATCCCATCCGTTTAGGCATCAATCGTGTCTTCTTCCCGCAAAGCGCTGATGGTTTGGATTCCACGGAAATCACCGTTGCCTCCTTACTTAAAAAGCAAGGCTATGCCACGGCGTGCATCGGGAAATGGCATCTTGGTCATTTACCTCAATACTTGCCGACCCGGCACGGCTTTGATTATTATTTCGGATTGCCCTACAGCAATGATATGTCGGTTGAAGAGCGCGGGGATCCGCCGCTGCCCCTTATGCGCAATGAAGAGATTGTCGAACAGCCTGCACGACAAGACACCCTAACCCGTCGCTATACGGAAGAAGCGATCCAATTTATCGACCACCATCAGGACGAGCCCTTTTTTGTCTATCTTCCCCATTCCATGCCCCACGTGCCGCTCCATAGGTCGGAATCCTTTGTAGGCAAGTCGAAGGGAGGCTTATACGGGGACGTGATTGAAGAACTCGATTGGAGCGTAGGCGAAATATTGAAGGCGCTGCAGGATCGAGGCTTGGACGAGAATACATTGGTCATATTTACCAGTGACAACGGCCCGTGGTTGTCGCAAGAAAGTGCAGGCGGGAGTGCCGCTCCGCTTCGTGAGGGGAAAGGCTCCGCTTTTGAAGGCGGATTTCGTGTCCCTTGTATTATGCGTTGGCGTGGGCACATCGAGGCAGGCCGTGTAGAACGGTCTTTTTCCAGTACCCTTGATTTCTTGCCGACTTTTGTCGCGTTGGCTGGGGGGGCCGTACCCGATGACCGGCCCTTAGATGGTGAGAATATAGGTCCCATCCTTTTGGAAGGAAAAGACCGCGACCAGGAAGAATTCCATTATTTCGTTTTGGAAGAATACCATGCCCTGCGTTTGGGACAATGGAAATTAAAGCGTCCCTTCAACGGAAAAATCTACGGTAAGCCCGTAGCCCATCCGACCCTGCTCTTTGATCTTAATGCCGATCCTGAAGAGCAACATAACCTTGCAGGGTCGGAAAAAGAGCGGGTCCGCGCAATGGAAGCGCATATGGATAAATTTTGGGCTTCCTTGCAGCCCTTAGTAAAAGCTAAACGATAA
- a CDS encoding arylsulfatase translates to MKNTITRRQWLGVTGGALAAASLQFNARAGEMKRPNILMIMGDQHRGDCLGADGNDAILTPNLDRIAREGARFKHAYSCVPSCTPARAALLTGLGPWRNGMLGFGRVAEKYDKEKPQMLRDGGYQSCAIGKCHFHPQRNGHGYHQMILDESGRVVDPEFKSDYRAWFETMAPNLDPDATGVGWNDYCGKAYVLPEELHPTRWTGDVAVNYLKGYDQEPPFFLKVSFSRPHSPYDAPQRFFNLYQDRAIPERFIGDWCQDYEERNGPKDSIWHGDMGAETTRHSRCGYYGNVSFIDEQIGRIFNALEEKNILEETLILYIADHGDMLGDHHHWRKTYAYEGSARVPFLMRWPEKMMQAPRGQVRDEVVELRDVLPTFLDAAGLGGAEDMDGKSVLPLLTGDSEGWRDAIDLEHDLCYDDRNHWSGMTDGKTKYIFNAFDGSEMLFDLVEDPGECVNLAVQAQHAATLVQWREKLVAHLKERGRAWVKEGQLCLRRKSILYSPNHPG, encoded by the coding sequence ATGAAGAACACGATAACACGGCGTCAATGGCTGGGCGTAACAGGCGGTGCCCTAGCTGCCGCATCCCTCCAGTTCAATGCAAGAGCAGGGGAGATGAAGCGGCCCAATATCCTGATGATCATGGGCGATCAGCACCGAGGCGATTGTTTGGGCGCTGACGGCAATGATGCCATCCTTACGCCTAATCTCGACCGTATCGCTCGTGAAGGGGCACGCTTCAAACACGCGTATAGCTGTGTGCCCTCTTGTACGCCTGCCCGAGCCGCCTTGCTCACAGGCTTGGGCCCGTGGCGCAACGGGATGCTCGGTTTCGGTCGGGTAGCCGAAAAGTACGACAAGGAAAAGCCGCAAATGCTGCGTGACGGCGGCTATCAAAGCTGTGCGATTGGGAAGTGCCATTTTCATCCGCAGCGCAACGGTCACGGTTACCACCAAATGATCTTGGATGAATCCGGACGGGTTGTTGATCCTGAGTTTAAAAGTGATTATCGGGCTTGGTTTGAAACTATGGCGCCCAATCTTGATCCAGACGCTACCGGTGTCGGGTGGAATGACTATTGCGGAAAAGCGTATGTGTTACCGGAAGAATTGCATCCTACCCGCTGGACAGGTGATGTAGCGGTTAATTATCTCAAGGGCTATGATCAGGAGCCGCCTTTTTTTCTGAAAGTATCTTTTTCCCGGCCTCACAGCCCGTATGACGCGCCGCAGCGTTTCTTTAATTTGTATCAAGACCGCGCCATCCCCGAACGGTTCATTGGAGATTGGTGTCAAGACTATGAGGAGCGAAACGGTCCGAAAGACAGCATATGGCATGGTGATATGGGCGCTGAAACGACACGCCATTCGCGCTGCGGCTATTACGGCAATGTGAGTTTTATTGATGAACAAATTGGGCGTATATTCAATGCCTTGGAAGAGAAAAATATACTGGAAGAAACCTTGATCCTCTATATAGCCGATCACGGCGACATGCTGGGCGATCATCATCACTGGCGGAAAACCTACGCCTATGAAGGCTCCGCCCGGGTGCCTTTCCTCATGCGCTGGCCGGAAAAGATGATGCAAGCCCCCCGTGGTCAAGTACGCGACGAGGTGGTTGAACTCCGCGATGTATTGCCCACCTTTTTAGATGCAGCAGGTCTTGGCGGTGCGGAAGACATGGACGGGAAGAGCGTATTGCCCCTGCTGACAGGCGATTCCGAGGGTTGGCGCGATGCGATCGATCTGGAACATGACCTTTGTTATGACGACAGAAATCATTGGAGCGGAATGACTGACGGCAAAACCAAGTATATTTTTAACGCCTTTGACGGGTCCGAGATGCTCTTTGATCTAGTTGAGGACCCCGGCGAATGTGTCAATCTCGCTGTACAAGCACAGCATGCCGCTACCCTTGTGCAGTGGCGCGAAAAGCTGGTAGCCCATCTCAAAGAACGAGGCAGAGCGTGGGTAAAAGAGGGACAGCTCTGTTTGAGGCGCAAGTCTATCTTGTACTCACCAAACCATCCCGGCTAA
- a CDS encoding HAD family hydrolase, giving the protein MTNRLPNTDIEIIQAIERGHIKHVLFDFDGTISRLREGWQEIMAPVCVEMICGNTTPTEAIIREVDEMIDETTGIQTIFQMQRLEEMVRAHGLVPETEVRTPVEYKKVYNDRLMEPVRARIAQLESQEKNVEDFLIYGAKEFLDLIAAKGVTMYVFSGTDRDDVRNEAKCLGVDHYFEEIWGALPSVEEYSKEKIIKEIIAEHDLRGPEVLAIGDGPVELRNVKDAGGIALGICSDEKSGRGWDESKRPRLLRAGADILVSDFGEAIALIDYLFP; this is encoded by the coding sequence ATGACCAATAGACTTCCGAACACAGACATTGAAATCATCCAAGCCATTGAACGGGGACACATCAAACATGTGCTCTTTGACTTTGACGGTACCATCAGCCGCCTGCGCGAAGGCTGGCAGGAAATTATGGCGCCGGTCTGCGTGGAAATGATCTGCGGTAATACAACGCCCACTGAAGCGATCATCCGGGAAGTGGATGAAATGATCGACGAAACAACGGGCATCCAAACTATTTTTCAGATGCAGCGCCTCGAAGAAATGGTGCGTGCCCATGGGCTCGTACCTGAGACGGAGGTCCGCACGCCCGTCGAGTACAAAAAAGTGTACAACGATCGGCTCATGGAACCGGTTCGCGCCCGCATCGCCCAGCTTGAAAGTCAAGAAAAAAACGTGGAAGACTTTTTGATCTATGGCGCCAAAGAATTTCTGGATCTCATTGCCGCCAAAGGGGTTACCATGTACGTATTCAGCGGCACGGATCGCGACGATGTGCGCAATGAAGCCAAATGCCTTGGCGTTGATCACTATTTCGAAGAGATTTGGGGCGCGCTGCCGAGCGTTGAGGAATACTCCAAAGAAAAGATCATTAAAGAGATCATCGCAGAACATGATTTGCGCGGCCCGGAAGTGCTGGCTATCGGCGACGGACCTGTCGAATTGCGCAATGTCAAAGATGCAGGCGGTATTGCCCTGGGCATTTGCTCCGATGAGAAAAGCGGACGCGGATGGGACGAGTCTAAACGTCCCCGTTTGCTGCGCGCCGGCGCGGATATACTCGTTTCCGACTTTGGCGAAGCCATCGCCCTGATCGACTATCTTTTCCCCTGA
- a CDS encoding class I SAM-dependent methyltransferase produces MNDDFQPIAAYYDSIMSHVNYARWGMITEKLGRMYPQPLRHLDAGCGTGTLMEQLMNPNWQAVGIDLSPSMLAVAQQRKLKALAVADFCALPFSNQFHLITCLFDSLNFLLEKEQVVQAMTSFYHALQPNGMLYFDIVTQRMIVNHFNNETWEKEHASFRSFWRSTYKRNKKLCETQVRINSGAVSTTKERIYSVDFLVDAIEQSGLTPLFVKDAYNWEKPGHRTTRIDFVALKSKDPAVIESFKQVETLIGPLG; encoded by the coding sequence ATGAACGATGATTTTCAGCCTATAGCCGCCTATTATGATTCGATTATGAGTCATGTAAACTATGCCAGATGGGGCATGATTACCGAAAAATTGGGCCGTATGTATCCCCAACCGCTGCGTCATTTGGATGCAGGATGCGGCACGGGAACACTGATGGAACAACTGATGAATCCAAACTGGCAGGCAGTAGGGATCGACCTGTCCCCCTCTATGCTTGCTGTCGCCCAACAACGCAAGCTTAAAGCTCTGGCTGTTGCCGACTTTTGCGCACTCCCCTTCAGCAACCAATTTCACCTGATCACCTGCCTTTTCGATTCCCTTAATTTTTTGTTGGAAAAAGAACAAGTTGTACAAGCCATGACCTCTTTTTATCATGCCTTGCAGCCGAACGGAATGCTCTACTTCGACATCGTGACACAACGCATGATTGTAAACCATTTCAACAATGAAACGTGGGAAAAAGAACACGCCTCTTTCCGCTCCTTTTGGCGCAGCACATATAAGCGGAACAAAAAACTATGTGAGACCCAAGTGCGTATCAATTCAGGAGCTGTCTCCACGACCAAGGAAAGAATTTACAGTGTTGATTTCCTTGTTGATGCGATCGAGCAATCGGGCCTTACCCCGCTCTTCGTCAAAGATGCGTACAATTGGGAAAAACCGGGACACAGGACAACACGTATCGATTTTGTCGCTTTAAAAAGCAAAGACCCCGCCGTCATCGAATCCTTTAAACAAGTGGAAACGCTTATTGGACCGCTGGGCTAA
- a CDS encoding HD domain-containing protein, producing the protein MPVVKCVESKQYLQALRNRLPETRVSHSVFTAEYLSSFAPALGLDHDEAVTAGLLHDYCRDLEPASFLEEARQRRLPLSDIHLQEPVLLHGPLAASRCREEFDISETVYDAIYWHTTGKPGWGLLGQALYVADFAEPSRRFPEAEEARTKLRKEGFDSALLYVTEATLRFTETKAVVDPNTQAFFMWLQKTKNAQE; encoded by the coding sequence ATGCCCGTAGTGAAATGTGTAGAATCAAAACAGTATCTTCAAGCGTTGCGCAACCGCCTTCCCGAAACACGAGTCAGTCATAGCGTGTTCACAGCAGAATACCTTTCTTCCTTTGCGCCTGCCCTCGGTTTGGACCATGATGAAGCGGTCACGGCGGGACTGCTCCATGATTATTGCCGAGACTTGGAGCCCGCGTCCTTCTTGGAAGAAGCACGGCAGCGGCGCCTGCCCTTAAGCGATATCCATCTCCAAGAGCCTGTCCTCTTACACGGTCCTCTCGCGGCGTCACGATGTCGTGAAGAGTTCGATATATCCGAAACGGTCTACGACGCTATCTATTGGCATACCACAGGCAAGCCCGGCTGGGGGCTGCTCGGACAAGCCCTGTATGTGGCGGATTTCGCAGAACCATCGCGCCGTTTTCCCGAAGCAGAGGAAGCACGTACTAAGCTCAGAAAAGAAGGCTTCGACAGCGCACTATTGTATGTGACGGAAGCAACGCTGCGTTTTACTGAAACGAAAGCCGTGGTTGACCCCAACACGCAAGCTTTTTTCATGTGGCTTCAAAAAACAAAGAACGCGCAAGAATGA
- the nadD gene encoding nicotinate (nicotinamide) nucleotide adenylyltransferase, which yields MNSALRIGIFGGTFDPIHLGHLAIARAALKQAHLSKVLFVIAADPPHKPGQTITPVHLRVAMVKAALQGEAAFELSEIELERPGPSYTAVTLAHIQQTLPTAQLFFIIGYDSALDFPKWYRPDEILQHADLLIAPRPENKEPLPALLDDHHQLLDMKEWSLSSSHIRDTIRAGSMPVDTLPDSVITIIRKEGLYSSCP from the coding sequence GTGAATAGCGCCCTGCGTATCGGCATCTTTGGCGGCACCTTTGATCCCATTCACCTCGGACATCTCGCAATTGCCCGCGCTGCTTTGAAGCAGGCACACTTGTCGAAAGTACTCTTTGTGATCGCCGCTGACCCGCCGCACAAGCCGGGTCAGACCATCACACCTGTTCATCTCCGTGTTGCCATGGTGAAAGCCGCCCTTCAAGGGGAAGCCGCCTTCGAACTCAGTGAGATTGAACTGGAGCGGCCGGGCCCCTCCTATACAGCTGTTACCCTTGCCCACATTCAACAAACCCTGCCCACGGCGCAGCTCTTTTTTATAATCGGCTATGATTCTGCGCTGGATTTCCCTAAATGGTATCGACCTGACGAAATCCTCCAACACGCAGATTTGTTGATTGCGCCGCGCCCGGAAAACAAAGAGCCCCTGCCCGCTCTGTTGGATGATCATCACCAATTACTGGATATGAAAGAGTGGTCCTTATCCTCTTCCCATATCCGTGATACCATTAGGGCAGGCAGCATGCCTGTGGACACGCTGCCCGATTCGGTGATAACCATTATCCGCAAAGAAGGGTTGTATTCGTCATGCCCGTAG